In Fusarium oxysporum f. sp. lycopersici 4287 chromosome 12, whole genome shotgun sequence, one DNA window encodes the following:
- a CDS encoding beta-glucosidase, with translation MFPTSISCLVALSLMSHGLLAQKQPENVITDDTYFYGQSPAVYPTPEQVDTGSWAAAVAKAKNLVSQLTLEEKVNLTAGGQTSTGCSGFIPGIPRVGFHGLCLADAGNGVRNTDYVSSFPSGIHVGASWNPELTYSRSYYMGAEAKAKGVNILLGPVFGPLGRVVEGGRNWEGFSNDPYLAGKLGHEAVAGIQDAGVVACGKHFLAQEQETHRLAASITGADAISSNVDDKTLHELYLWPFADAVHAGLASVMCSYNRANNSHACQNSKLLNGLLKGELGFQGFVVSDWGAQQSGMASALAGLDVAMPSSILWGANLTLGVNNGTVPESQVDNMVTRILATWYQLNQDQDTEAPGHGLAANLWDPHPVVDARNASSKPTLWDGAVEGHVLVKNTDNALPFKSNMKLVSLFGYSHKAPDKNTPEPAQAMFSPWSVGVQSANLTELNTGFLGNLSLTYSAIAPNGTLISGGGSGANGWSSFSSPFDAFVTRARKDGTALFWDFESWDPSVNPTSEACIVAGNAWASEGWDRPATYDAYTDELINNVADKCANTIVVLHNAGTRLVDGFFSHPNVTAIIYAHLPGRLPYTVARNETDYGHLLKPDLTLAPNQFQHFPQSDFSEGVFIDYRHFDAKNITPRFEFGFGLSYTTFGYADLQVSNSQAQTQDYPAGALTEGGRSDLWDVVATVTANVSNTGSIDGKEVAQLYVGVPGDGPVRQLRGFTKPAIKAGETATVTFELTRRDLSVWDVSAQEWQLQQGDYAIFVGRSSRDLPLQGTLSI, from the exons ATGTTCCCTACTTCCATATCTTGTTTGGTGGCCCTGTCTCTGATGAGCCACGGTCTGCTAGCTCAGAAGCAACCGGAAAATGTCATCACCGATGATACTTACTTCTACGGTCAATCGCCAGCGGTTTATCCTACAC CGGAACAGGTAGACACCGGATCATGGGCCGCGGCCGtagccaaggccaagaaccTGGTGTCCCAGTTGACGCTTGAAGAGAAAGTCAACCTGACAGCAGGAGGCCAGACAAGTACCGGCTGCTCTGGCTTTATCCCTGGCATTCCTCGTGTAGGCTTTCACGGACTGTGCTTAGCAGACGCTGGCAACGGTGTCCGCAACACAGATTATGTGAGCTCGTTTCCTTCAGGAATTCATGTCGGCGCAAGCTGGAACCCGGAATTGACTTACAGCCGGAGTTACTACATGGGTGCTGAGGCGAAGGCCAAAGGTGTCAACATTCTTCTTGGACCCGTGTTCGGACCTTTGGGGCGAGTTGTTGAGGGAGGTCGCAATTGGGAGGGCTTTTCCAATGATCCTTACCTAGCGGGTAAGTTGGGGCATGAGGCTGTCGCTGGTATCCAGGATGCCGGAGTTGTTGCATGCGGTAAACACTTTCTTGCACAAGAGCAAGAAACTCATAGACTTGCCGCGTCAATCACAGGGGCCGACGCCATTTCATCCAATGTCGATGACAAGACCCTACATGAGCTATACTTATG GCCGTTCGCTGATGCAGTCCACGCCGGACTCGCCAGTGTGATGTGCAGCTACAACAGAGCAAACAACTCACACGCCTGCCAAAACtcgaagcttctcaacggtCTCCTCAAAGGTGAACTGGGCTTCCAGGGTTTTGTCGTTTCAGACTGGGGTGCACAACAATCCGGTATGGCTTCAGCATTAGCTGGCCTGGACGTCGCGATGCCTAGCTCGATCCTGTGGGGTGCCAACCTTACCCTTGGTGTGAACAATGGAACTGTTCCCGAGTCACAGGTCGACAATATGGTTACAAG GATTCTGGCGACATGGTATCAGTTGAATCAGGACCAAGATACTGAAGCCCCCGGTCACGGACTAGCTGCCAATCTTTGGGACCCCCATCCGGTAGTCGATGCTCGGAATGCAAGCTCTAAGCCTACTCTCTGGGATGGTGCTGTTGAAGGCCATGTTCTTGTCAAGAACACCGACAATGCACTGCCATTCAAGTCCAACATGAAACTCGTCTCTTTGTTCGGATATTCTCACAAGGCCCCAGACAAGAACACCCCAGAGCCCGCCCAAGCCATGTTCTCCCCTTGGTCCGTCGGTGTCCAATCTGCCAACCTCACTGAGCTGAACACCGGTTTTCTTGGAAACCTGAGCCTCACATACTCCGCCATTGCGCCCAACGGAACCCTCATTTCTGGTGGAGGTTCTGGTGCTAACGGATGGAGTTCGTTCAGCTCGCCTTTCGATGCTTTCGTTACCCGCGCAAGGAAAGATGGCACTGCTCTTTTCTGGGATTTTGAGAGCTGGGATCCTTCTGTGAACCCTACTTCCGAAGCCTGCATTGTTGCTGGTAATGCATGGGCCAGCGAGGGCTGGGACAGACCTGCTACTTATGATGCGTATACTGatgagctcatcaacaacgtcGCCGACAAGTGCGCCAACACTATTGTGGTTCTTCATAACGCTGGAACGCGTCTGGTGGACGGCTTCTTTAGCCACCCCAACGTCACTGCTATTATCTACGCTCATCTTCCGG GTCGTCTCCCGTACACTGTTGCCCGCAACGAGACGGACTATGGTCACCTGCTGAAGCCAGACTTGACTCTCGCCCCCAACCAGTTCCAACACTTCCCCCAGTCCGACTTCTCTGAGGGTGTCTTCATTGACTACCGACATTTTGATGCCAAGAACATCACTCCTCGCTTCGAGTTTGGTTTCGGCTTGAGCTACACAACCTTTGGGTACGCTGATCTCCAAGTCTCAAATTCCCAGGCCCAGACTCAGGATTACCCAGCTGGTGCCCTCACCGAGGGAGGCCGTTCAGATTTGTGGGATGTAGTTGCTACTGTGACAGCAAATGTCAGCAATACTGGATCTATTGACGGTAAGGAGGTTGCACAGCTGTACGTTGGTGTTCCCGGTGATGGTCCTGTGAGACAGCTGCGTGGCTTTACGAAGCCAGCTATCAAGGCTGGAGAGACGGCTACCGTGACCTTTGAGCTCACCCGTCGGGACTTGAGTGTCTGGGATGTTAGTGCGCAGGAGTGGCAACTTCAGCAGGGTGACTATGCTATCTTTGTCGGGCGAAGTAGTCGAGATCTACCTCTACAAGGTACCCTGAGTATTTAG